The Diabrotica undecimpunctata isolate CICGRU chromosome 11, icDiaUnde3, whole genome shotgun sequence genome contains the following window.
atcaaatctccgccaaaatattgacccaattaaagtttatataaaactaatatctcttgcctagaaaagcattcaatcaatattcactcaacgaacttgatagtcttcaacgatcaacttcatctgtctctactcaaagtaatcccgggtcaacacccatagtgtacgtctcaacaataaactctgctactattatttggtgtttccattacaactgaacgaacatcttcactgagccaacgaaggggatttgttcaggATTCAATTGAATGGCTCAAATATAGTCctataataaaacagtttttaattgaAGGCGATTTTTTAGCAACATCGCATTTAAAGCGACGAAAGAATATTTCCCTTATCAACTTTGCAGGGGCATACCaaagtaaaattttaattatttatttaaatacataagtaattacctaaaaattaaatctaagaccgatataattattaaattattatgtgTGTCTTGACGGATAAAGTAAAAGCCATATAAGAAGAAAGGTTAGTAATTAAGCAATGATCAATGGgcatcaaacaatttttaaaatttaatttcaatcacttaaaaagtaaattatgtaatttcatatattttattattgttctgaagctattttcttgtgatattttaagtaattactatttaaatggtaataagccataattaaaggttgaagtaagtttattgacgtctcAATTTCCACTCCgggaatcgttctcaaaatacaaacactagtaaattaaacaaattttgtttcttttttaatttctttcttaataaagaaacaaaattggtttaatttactaatgtttgtattttgagaacgatttccgaagtggaaattaaaacgtcaataaacgtactttaacctttaattgttgcttattcccatttaaatagtaattacatatattttatgtTCCGTAAGAAAATTTGCTTTTGTTCcgttaaaagcaaataaaatgaatataatatttatatataatttattacacacaataaaatttattttattaatgacgGTTTTAATATAGAAATCATTCAGTTTACTGTGCTATACTATAACTCTCCATATAATATAATCTCTCTcctatggcgctacagcccacGTCAGGCCCTGTTCTCTCCCAGCATCCTCCTTTAAGCACCCCTTTCCTTGGCTACTCTCTTCCAGTTATCCACCCTCAGTATCTCTTTAGCATCGGTTCTTACTTCGTGTATTTAGTGCTTCCTTGGATTTTATACTGGCCGACGTCCCATCATAGTTTCACTAAGCGTTCTAAGATCCTACTAGGTGATCTATTATTATCTAAAAGCCCAAAATAAGATGGAAAGAGTAACTACTAGGGAATATATCAAAGATACTTGATGTTTATGAAACTATGTTTTCATCAACATAGACACTTCCTCTGTCAAATtaacctaaaataaatataaaaaatagaagagacatggaaaccgtagtaataagttttgacagaaagaaaaagaaaatcaaattaataatgtCAATATGTTAagtaattttgataattttacaaTACAATCCTCACAAGGATTGTGTCTAATTACATTTATAAGCTCAGCCTTAACCATGTCCTCGGAAAATGGAATTCCTTTTTGTCTTAACCAACTCTGCATATTTGCTTTTCTGGTGGCCATAGTTGGCAGATGTTCTACTAATCGGCTATGATAAGAAGCGTTATCCATCACTATTATCGAATTAGGCTCGACTCGTGAAAGAAGGGATTGAAACCATTTTTCAAAACGTTGGGCTTCCATGTCTTCATGGTAATCCCCCGTTTTCTTAGATAAAAAAATTAGTGCACTATCTTCTAAAAATCCACTCTCACTACCTATATGGGCGACAGTCAGTCGTTGCCCTTTACCCGTTGGTCCTCGTAACCCTCTTGATAAACCATCCACAAATGCTTGACGATAACTCGTTATAGTAGTATCTTGCCAGATCTTAGATACTGTGTGACCAGTATTTACCCACGTTTCGTCCAGatagtaattct
Protein-coding sequences here:
- the LOC140452687 gene encoding uncharacterized protein → MSKQTLRIIKEDLKFVYAKRLRKSVLMEREDIVSWRRRDLRSIREVRSAHKKNYYLDETWVNTGHTVSKIWQDTTITSYRQAFVDGLSRGLRGPTGKGQRLTVAHIGSESGFLEDSALIFLSKKTGDYHEDMEAQRFEKWFQSLLSRVEPNSIIVMDNASYHSRLVEHLPTMATRKANMQSWLRQKGIPFSEDMVKAELINVIRHNPCEDCIVKLSKLLNILTLLI